One window of Medicago truncatula cultivar Jemalong A17 chromosome 2, MtrunA17r5.0-ANR, whole genome shotgun sequence genomic DNA carries:
- the LOC11442868 gene encoding protein STRICTOSIDINE SYNTHASE-LIKE 4 isoform X3: MALTSSLVLAALVALTVQVFYFSPIDPVSLEIPFSVSSTKNNQLQSVIKLGEGFLKQPEDVCVDKDGVLYTATRDGWIKRMVRNENWENWKHIDSSSLLGITTSKDGGLIVCDTTLGLLKVTEDGFSVILSQVNGSQLIFADDIIEASDGNIYFSVPSTKFGLHNWYLDVLEARPHGQLLRYNPLSNETVIVLDHLAFANGVALSKDEDYLVVCETWKFRCLKHWLKGINKGKTEIFIENLPAGPDNINLAPDGSFWIALIQVTSERMGFVHTSKVSKHLVALFPRLVNMINSVTKSAMVVKVTTEGNIIKKFGDNDGKKITFVTSAVEFEDNLYLGSLNTDFVGKFPLQNA; this comes from the exons ATGGCACTAACCTCAAGCTTGGTACTAGCAGCTTTAGTTGCTCTCACAGTTCAAGTCTTCTACTTTTCACCCATAGATCCAGTTTCTCTTGAAATACCATTTTCTGTATCTTCAACCAAAAACAACCAATTACAG AGTGTGATTAAACTTGGAGAAGGATTTCTGAAACAACCAGAAGATGTTTGTGTTGATAAAGATGGTGTTCTATATACAGCTACAAGAGATGGTTGGATTAAAAGAATGGTTAGGAATGAAAATTGGGAGAATTGGAAGCATATAGATAGCTCTTCTTTGCTTGGAATCACTACATCTAAAGATGGTGGTCTCATTGTTTGTGATACTACCTTG GGTTTACTAAAGGTTACAGAAGATGGTTTCAGTGTTATCCTTTCACAAGTAAATGGTTCTCAATTAAT ATTTGCAGATGATATAATAGAAGCATCAGatggaaatatatatttcagtGTACCAAGTACCAAATTTGGTTTACACAATTGGTATCTAGATGTGCTTGAGGCAAGACCACATGGACAACTTTTAAGGTACAATCCATTGTCAAATGAAACCGTTATTGTCCTTGATCATTTGGCCTTTGCCAATGGTGTTGCACTCTCCAAAGATGAAGATTATCTTGTGGTTTGTGAAACTTGGAA ATTTAGGTGTCTAAAACATTGGTTAAAAGGAATTAATAAAGGTAAAACAGAAATCTTTATTGAAAACCTTCCAGCTGGACCTGATAATATTAATCTTGCTCCTGATGGCTCATTCTGGATTGCTTTAATTCAG GTGACTTCTGAAAGGATGGGGTTTGTGCACACCTCTAAAGTATCCAAACACTTGGTAGCTTTATTTCCAAGGCTAGTTAACATGATTAATAGTGTAACTAAATCTGCAATGGTGGTGAAAGTGACAACTGAAGgcaatattataaaaaagtttGGTGATAATGATGGGAAGAAAATCACTTTTGTAACTTCAGCTGTTGAGTTTGAGGACAATCTTTACTTAGGTAGTCTTAATACTGATTTTGTTGGGAAATTTCCACTGCAAAATGCATAG